In the genome of Perca fluviatilis chromosome 4, GENO_Pfluv_1.0, whole genome shotgun sequence, one region contains:
- the LOC120558100 gene encoding LOW QUALITY PROTEIN: protein APCDD1-like (The sequence of the model RefSeq protein was modified relative to this genomic sequence to represent the inferred CDS: inserted 1 base in 1 codon) has translation MKCAEAGNMSNGRFSHLLRGVWLLWLWQAVFVAGTGSKLWEVPTGSFTSSSNHSESLQWEQDCQYRHLQDRVRITADIPPRLDGTWVSTRCEVRPGPEFLTRSYTFHPSRHFQALQHYYTDSSCEDPTYSLIIRGKLRLRQASWITRGGTEAEHHLSKVGIVVHSLAAKQRLASRQPPTCVGLTLGRVALGKPYELYNTRAGRGCLAALGFSMMEMGLIRVETQHHSHGGKVQELLLGDIHTDWTQRTQYRPTGYQQPLQNTMHHIHPCPVCALVYRSSEQRPPVLPRRPAAPLSLAARWVSQRCETRPNVLFLTREFSFNPDQHAWEGVYRHYSDPACSQPTFTLRASGHYAQGNPSAKVSGATEFVFKVTQVRVTAVEEPTAKLLNGXRAGKCGRAGGWEVGVEQDLTPTDGCTLLGIKLPHKEYELFKTELDHRKHPLLFIGERPADGSSPDRPQRRPTSFQAPMVLCSGGDTQLSRHYGSGFNSKQVQLAASGTARQAQLVLLVLGSVLFSGLCVY, from the exons CTGTGTTTGTGGCTGGGACAGGGAGTAAACTATGGGAGGTGCCCACAGGCTCCTTCACTTCCTCCTCCAACCACAGTGAGAGCCTGCAGTGGGAGCAGGACTGTCAGTATCGCCACCTACAGGACAGAGTGAGGATCACAGCAGACATCCCCCCAAGACTGGACGGCACATGGGTGTCAACAAG ATGTGAAGTTCGGCCCGGTCCAGAGTTTCTCACCCGCTCCTACACCTTCCACCCCAGCCGTCACTTCCAGGCCCTGCAGCACTACTACACAGACAGCAGCTGCGAGGACCCGACCTACTCCCTGATTATTAGGGGGAAGCTTCGTCTGCGTCAGGCTTCCTGGATCACCCGCGGGGGCACCGAAGCTGAACACCACCTCAGCAAGGTGGGCATTGTGGTCCACAGCCTGGCAGCCAAGCAGAGGCTGGCCTCCAGGCAGCCTCCGACCTGCGTGGGTCTGACCCTGGGTCGAGTGGCACTGGGGAAGCCGTATGAGCTGTACAACACCCGGGCAGGGAGGGGATGTCTGGCAGCGCTGGGCTTCTCCATGATGGAGATGGGACTGATACGGGTGGAGACGCAGCACCACAGCCATGGAGGGAAGGTCCAGGAGCTGCTCTTAGGGGATATTCACACTGACTGGACACAGAGGACTCAGTACAGACCGACAGGGTACCAACAGCCACTGCAGAATACCATG CATCACATCCACCCTTGCCCTGTGTGCGCCCTGGTGTACCGCTCCTCAGAACAGCGCCCCCCGGTGTTGCCCCGCAGACCTGcagctcctctgtctctggctgCCCGCTGGGTCAGCCAGCGCTGCGAAACCCGTCCCAATGTCCTCTTCCTCACCCGagaattctcctttaatccTGACCAGCACGCATGGGAAGGCGTCTACCGGCACTACTCGGACCCTGCCTGCTCTCAGCCCACCTTCACCCTGAGAGCCTCAGGCCACTACGCTCAGGGAAACCCCTCCGCCAAAGTCTCAGGAGCCACTGAGTTTGTCTTTAAGGTTACCCAGGTGAGAGTCACAGCTGTGGAGGAGCCCACAGCGAAGTTGCTGAATG ACAGGGCCGGAAAGTGTGGTCGGGCAGGAGGCTGGGAGGTCGGGGTGGAGCAGGACTTGACCCCCACAGATGGGTGCACCCTGCTGGGCATCAAGCTGCCACATAAGGAGTATGAGCTCTTCAAGACTGAGCTGGATCACAGGAAACACCCACTCCTGTTTATTGGAGAGAGGCCGGCTGACGGGTCCAGTCCAGACCGACCACAGAGGAGGCCCACTTCCTTTCAGGCACCCATGGTGCTTTGCAGTGGGGGGGACACACAGCTTTCACGTCACTATGGCTCAGGTTTTAACAGCAAGCAAGTCCAGTTAGCAGCCAGTGGGACAGCGCGACAGGCACAGCTGGTGTTACTGGTGCTAGGATCTGTGTTGTTTAGCGGGTTATGTGTTTATTAG